One genomic window of Luteitalea pratensis includes the following:
- a CDS encoding BamA/TamA family outer membrane protein: MIGRVLGRGAFVLCAWLSLAGWVHAQASLVIEDVRVHGNHSTPDEEVLRIAAIAVGVPLKPGAVEAARRRLVDSGRFSSVEIRQRSRSIEDPTRIALIILVAEHAAMRPIPDLDVPPIPGVLGRLRSQTMFLPIFSVDDGYGLTYGLRTSFVGGRGSTTRLSVPASWGGTRQLAVEAERTFTTHRPGIGAPVGATGGTTPPPARAGLVSGGLTRLRGSAGLWRQEHPYFEQGQFRQYVDGEISYRPRPVFGVGVSAGLADVSFGDVDDRMSNAGVFAEVDTRRDPLFPRHAVYARTSWSRLSFAEPEASGVPDGGRSRWQHDMRGYLGVIGQVVLAARVQMDFADGPLPAYAKPILGGADTLRGIGAGFAVGDNLWAGTIEARAPFTSVLRSTRLGVLAFYDTGATWDYGQRWRDAGREEGVGGGVFLVNPFFQFQLSVARGLGRSTRVHASTGVSF; encoded by the coding sequence GTGATCGGACGCGTGCTCGGTCGTGGTGCCTTCGTGTTGTGCGCGTGGCTGTCGCTCGCCGGTTGGGTCCATGCGCAGGCATCGCTCGTCATCGAGGACGTCCGCGTCCACGGCAACCACTCGACCCCCGACGAGGAAGTGCTGCGCATCGCGGCAATCGCCGTCGGCGTGCCGCTCAAGCCCGGTGCCGTCGAGGCCGCGCGGCGCCGTCTCGTGGACAGCGGGCGTTTTTCGAGCGTCGAGATACGCCAGCGCAGCCGCTCGATCGAGGATCCGACGCGGATCGCGCTGATCATCCTCGTCGCCGAACACGCCGCGATGCGTCCGATTCCTGACCTCGACGTCCCGCCGATCCCGGGCGTCCTCGGTCGTCTGCGCAGCCAGACGATGTTCCTGCCGATCTTCAGCGTGGACGACGGCTACGGGCTGACTTATGGACTGAGGACGTCGTTTGTCGGGGGGCGCGGGTCGACGACGCGGCTGTCGGTGCCGGCATCCTGGGGCGGGACACGGCAACTCGCGGTCGAAGCCGAACGGACGTTCACGACGCACCGGCCAGGCATCGGCGCCCCGGTTGGGGCCACCGGCGGGACCACTCCGCCGCCCGCGCGCGCGGGTCTGGTCAGTGGCGGGCTGACACGTCTTCGGGGGAGTGCCGGTCTCTGGCGGCAGGAGCACCCGTATTTCGAGCAGGGCCAGTTTCGCCAGTACGTGGATGGCGAGATCAGCTACCGTCCGCGTCCCGTCTTCGGCGTCGGCGTCTCGGCAGGACTCGCCGACGTGTCGTTTGGCGATGTGGACGACCGCATGAGCAACGCGGGTGTCTTTGCCGAGGTCGACACGCGACGCGACCCTCTGTTCCCGCGCCATGCCGTCTATGCCCGCACGTCGTGGAGCCGGCTGTCGTTTGCCGAGCCCGAGGCGTCCGGTGTCCCCGACGGCGGCAGGTCGCGATGGCAGCACGACATGCGCGGTTACCTGGGCGTGATCGGGCAGGTCGTGCTCGCGGCCCGTGTGCAGATGGATTTCGCCGACGGTCCGCTGCCGGCATATGCCAAGCCAATCCTCGGCGGCGCGGACACCCTGCGCGGCATCGGCGCCGGCTTTGCGGTGGGCGACAACCTGTGGGCGGGCACGATCGAGGCACGCGCGCCGTTCACCTCGGTGCTGCGCTCGACGAGACTCGGCGTGCTCGCCTTCTACGACACCGGCGCGACATGGGACTACGGCCAGCGGTGGCGTGATGCCGGGCGCGAGGAAGGTGTTGGCGGCGGGGTCTTCCTCGTGAATCCGTTCTTCCAGTTCCAACTCAGCGTCGCCCGGGGCCTCGGCCGCAGCACGCGGGTACACGCGAGCACCGGCGTCAGCTTCTAG
- a CDS encoding alkaline phosphatase family protein, whose protein sequence is MIGVTTSRAVRLCTFAIAAVCAPWLAASHPQQTAGTDPPGRVVLVSLDGMGTRLFLDDPVSRELRSLQALRARGVMADGLVPHMPSTTANTHAALWTGAWGDVNGITSNEMPLPPRGERRASDRVSGYRSEGLRAEPIWVAAARQGVRTVTQQATQVYPLRERVTGGDLTLPPTLLHGYQAPVIAPARWLRRSDLTAVPCTDTDARAVTCVTWPAGRVVFRAALSSGADGRRFLRVRVDGTARSVDVPLAATEHDPPRGRELARHFSDGLLVDLPGLAPAMAYFRLFEASPDGRSLVLFQSVLHEFVLYTGHEATRAEAIAFLQEAGGFIGNGDDEPWEVEGIGGVSLAQGGDGARERRYLETLELGIRQTIRHAHYLWRTHTPRLMLAYVSMPDEMEHAWLGQAHQDARYEPLRRWGYQLVDRAVETYVGFASANDHVVFVSDHGMTTVTHEVRMNIALRNAGLVAVDARGQVDAARSKVLYGRNCLLVHTVDWKGGVVPLAEADAVLGQAIAVLRAVRAQDGQPVITGAFSSPADRERLGFGGPNGFDACFDARAGYMLSAGLGDGPVVRRRQRSTGEHGFLPTRPDMQGILIAAGPRIPKGGRWPRRRAIDVAPLVSDLLGIDPPRDSRGQSPVGGEK, encoded by the coding sequence GTGATCGGAGTAACGACATCCCGGGCTGTTCGACTGTGCACGTTCGCGATCGCGGCCGTGTGCGCACCATGGCTGGCCGCGTCACACCCGCAACAGACCGCCGGGACCGACCCACCAGGGCGCGTCGTGCTCGTCAGCCTCGATGGCATGGGCACGCGCCTGTTCCTCGACGACCCGGTCAGCCGAGAACTGCGATCGTTGCAGGCATTGCGGGCGCGCGGGGTGATGGCCGACGGGCTCGTGCCGCACATGCCGAGCACCACCGCCAACACGCACGCCGCGCTGTGGACGGGCGCGTGGGGCGACGTCAACGGCATCACGTCCAACGAGATGCCGCTGCCGCCCCGTGGTGAGCGGCGGGCGAGCGACCGCGTCTCGGGCTACCGCTCCGAGGGCCTGCGCGCCGAGCCGATCTGGGTTGCTGCCGCCCGGCAGGGCGTGCGGACGGTGACCCAGCAGGCGACGCAGGTTTACCCGCTGCGAGAACGGGTCACGGGCGGTGACCTGACGCTGCCGCCAACGCTGCTGCACGGGTACCAGGCGCCCGTGATCGCTCCCGCCCGCTGGCTGCGCCGAAGCGATCTCACCGCCGTGCCCTGCACCGACACCGATGCCCGTGCCGTGACGTGCGTCACGTGGCCCGCGGGCAGGGTCGTCTTCCGCGCCGCGCTGTCGAGTGGTGCCGATGGACGCAGGTTCCTGCGCGTGCGGGTCGACGGCACCGCCCGCAGCGTGGACGTACCGCTCGCCGCGACCGAACACGACCCGCCGCGCGGCCGCGAACTCGCGCGCCATTTCAGCGACGGGTTGCTCGTCGATCTCCCGGGTCTCGCGCCGGCGATGGCCTATTTCCGCCTCTTCGAGGCGTCGCCGGATGGTCGATCGCTGGTGTTGTTCCAGTCCGTGCTCCACGAGTTCGTGCTGTACACCGGCCACGAGGCGACGCGCGCCGAGGCCATCGCGTTCCTGCAGGAGGCAGGCGGCTTCATCGGCAACGGCGACGACGAGCCCTGGGAAGTCGAGGGCATCGGCGGCGTGTCGCTCGCGCAGGGCGGCGATGGCGCGCGCGAGCGGCGCTACCTCGAGACGCTCGAACTCGGCATCCGCCAGACGATCCGCCACGCGCACTACCTGTGGCGGACCCACACGCCGCGGCTGATGCTCGCCTACGTCAGCATGCCCGACGAGATGGAGCATGCGTGGCTGGGGCAGGCTCACCAGGATGCCCGATACGAGCCGCTGCGCCGGTGGGGATACCAGCTCGTGGATCGCGCCGTGGAGACCTACGTCGGATTTGCTTCCGCGAACGACCACGTCGTGTTCGTGAGCGATCACGGGATGACGACGGTGACGCATGAAGTGCGAATGAACATCGCGTTGCGGAACGCAGGCCTCGTCGCCGTCGACGCCCGTGGCCAGGTCGACGCGGCACGCTCGAAAGTGCTCTACGGGCGCAACTGCCTGCTCGTACACACGGTCGATTGGAAGGGTGGGGTGGTGCCACTGGCCGAGGCCGATGCCGTCCTGGGGCAAGCCATCGCCGTGCTGCGTGCCGTTCGCGCCCAAGACGGGCAGCCGGTGATCACCGGCGCCTTCTCGTCGCCGGCCGATCGAGAACGCCTGGGGTTCGGCGGCCCCAACGGCTTCGACGCGTGCTTCGACGCACGCGCAGGCTACATGCTGAGTGCGGGGCTGGGTGACGGCCCGGTCGTGCGCCGGCGCCAGCGGTCGACCGGCGAGCATGGCTTCCTGCCCACGCGTCCGGACATGCAGGGGATCCTGATCGCCGCCGGGCCGCGGATCCCGAAGGGCGGCCGGTGGCCCCGCCGCAGGGCCATCGACGTGGCGCCCCTGGTCAGCGATCTCCTCGGTATCGACCCACCGCGCGACTCGCGCGGGCAATCACCGGTCGGAGGCGAAAAGTAG